In Gemmatimonas sp., the sequence TGGGCACCAGCTCCCTGCGTCGTCGCGCGCAGCTGCGCGCGCTGCGCCCGGATCTCGAGGTGTGCGAGCTGCGAGGCAACGTGGGCACGCGCCTGCGCAAGATCGATGACGGGCAGGTGGATGCGGCGCTGCTCGCCGCGGCCGGGCTGCGCCGTCTCGGCCTCGGGCATCGCATCGTGTCGCTGCTCGATGCGCCCGACTGGCTTGGTGCACCGGGGCAGGGGGCCATCGCCGTGCAGGCGCGCGCGCACGACGCGGCCATGCTGGCCATCCTGCGCCAGCTCGATCACGCCGCCACGCGCCTCAGCGTCACCGCCGAACGCGCGCTGCTGGCGACGCTCGAGGGGGGCTGTCAGGTGCCCATTGGCGCGGCCACGCTGCACGAGGCGGAGTACGGTCTCATGCTGCACGGGCTGGTGGCGAGTGTGGACGGCTCCAGCGTGGTGCGTGGCGGGCTCCCCATCAACGTGCACGATCCCGCAGCCAGCGGACGTGAGCTCGCGCACCAGCTGCATGCGGCCGGCGGGGCGGGCATCCTCGAGGAGCTGCGCGCTGCGCCGCCGCATCCGGCGCGCGCACCGCGTGCCGAGTCCCTTCCGGAGGTCTCCCAGTGAGCGACGGCAGCTTCAGCGTGGAAGCGTTCGACCCCGCCGCCTTCGGCATGACGCGTCCCAACCCGGTACGCCTGCGGCGGCTGCGTCGCACCGAAGCCATTCGACGCGCGGTGCGCGAGACGCGACTCGATCCGGCGCAGTTCATCTGGCCGCTCTTCGTGCGTTCCGGGGAGGGGCTGCGCCAGCCCATTGGCAGCATGCCCGGCGTATATCAGACGAGCGTAGACGAACTGCTGAACGACGCGCAGAAGGCAGTGGACGCGAAGATCGGAGGCATCCTGCTGTTCGGTATTCCCGACACGAAGGATGCCATTGGCAGCTCGGCGTGGGACCCGCACGGCCCCGTGGTGAAAGCCGTGCGCGCGGTGAAGCAGGCGTTCCCGCAGCTGCTCGTGATCACCGACGTGTGCATGTGCGAGTACACCGATCACGGACATTGCGGTGTGCTCACCGGCGATGGCGACGTGGACAACGACGCCACGCTGCTGCTGCTCGCCAAGGAGGCCATTGCGCACGCCGAGGCCGGGGCCGACATGGTCGCGCCGAGCGACATGATGGATCACCGCATCGGGCATCTGCGGGAGGCGCTCGACGATGAGGGGTACTCGCACGTGCCCATCATGAGCTATGCGGCCAAGTACGCGTCGGCCTTTTACGGGCCGTTCCGCGAGGCGGCCGAGAGCACGCCCACCTTTGGTGATCGCCGCAGCTACCAGATGGATCCGGCGAACGCCCGCGAAGCGTTGCGTGAGGTACGGCAGGATGTGGAGGAGGGCGCCGACATTCTGATGGTGAAGCCGGCCGGCGCGTATCTCGACATCATCGCGGCCGTGAAGCGTGACACCGGACTCCCGCTCTGCGCCTATCAGGTGAGCGGCGAGTACTCCATGATCAAGGCCGCGGCCGAACGCGGGTGGATCGATGGTGAACGGGCGATGATGGAATCGCTCGTGGCCATCGCGCGCGCCGGCGCCGATCTCATCATCACCTATTTCGCCATCGACGCGGCCGCCGTGCTGGCGCGGCGTTGAATCATCCCGGAGTACGCCGCATGCTGCACAATCCCTGGCACGACATTGCCCCGGGCTACGCGCCGCCGGAGCAGGTCACGGCCATTATCGAGATCCCGTCGGGTTCGCGCAACAAGTACGAGCTGGACAAGGAAACCGGGCACTTCAAGCTCGATCGCGTGCTGTATTCCGCCGTGCACTACCCCGGCGACTACGGCTTCATTCCGCGCACGCTGCACGAAGACGGCGACCCGCTCGACGTGCTGGTGAAGATCAATGAGCCCACGTTTCCGGGGTGCCAGATCAATGCGCGTCCCATCGGGGTGCTCATGATGCTCGACAAGGGTGAGCCCGACGACAAGATCCTGGCGGTCCCGGCAGACGATCCGTACTACTCGGACGTCTTCGATATTGCCGATCTGTCGCCGCACTACCTCAAGGAGGTCGAGCACTTCTTCCAGATCTACAAGGATCTCGAGGGGAAGCGCATGGAGATCATGGGGTGGCGCAAGAGCGAGGCGGCGATGGAGATCGTGATGGAGTCGATCGCGCGCTATGCGCTCAAGTACGCCGTGGAGTAGGGGGCTGGGTCGTAGCTGGGTCGTAGCTGGGTCGTTCCTGGCGATGGCGCCCGCCCCCTTCACGCCATGCACACCCTGCGCGCGTTGCTTCGGGGGTGGCCGAGGCGCTCGCGCGCCCGGCGTCACCCCCTCAGAGACGCGCTACGGGCGGCATGGCGCGCCGGGGGCTGACACTCGTGTGCCGCG encodes:
- the hemC gene encoding hydroxymethylbilane synthase — protein: MTGPLRIGTRSSELALFQARQTASLLAALGVESELVTYTTIGDRILDKPLAAIGEKGLFTAELEADLLAGRTDCAVHSLKDLPTADPEGLIVVALLEREDPRDAFVTRPGIAATSLAELPEGAKVGTSSLRRRAQLRALRPDLEVCELRGNVGTRLRKIDDGQVDAALLAAAGLRRLGLGHRIVSLLDAPDWLGAPGQGAIAVQARAHDAAMLAILRQLDHAATRLSVTAERALLATLEGGCQVPIGAATLHEAEYGLMLHGLVASVDGSSVVRGGLPINVHDPAASGRELAHQLHAAGGAGILEELRAAPPHPARAPRAESLPEVSQ
- the hemB gene encoding porphobilinogen synthase; translation: MTRPNPVRLRRLRRTEAIRRAVRETRLDPAQFIWPLFVRSGEGLRQPIGSMPGVYQTSVDELLNDAQKAVDAKIGGILLFGIPDTKDAIGSSAWDPHGPVVKAVRAVKQAFPQLLVITDVCMCEYTDHGHCGVLTGDGDVDNDATLLLLAKEAIAHAEAGADMVAPSDMMDHRIGHLREALDDEGYSHVPIMSYAAKYASAFYGPFREAAESTPTFGDRRSYQMDPANAREALREVRQDVEEGADILMVKPAGAYLDIIAAVKRDTGLPLCAYQVSGEYSMIKAAAERGWIDGERAMMESLVAIARAGADLIITYFAIDAAAVLARR
- a CDS encoding inorganic diphosphatase, producing the protein MLHNPWHDIAPGYAPPEQVTAIIEIPSGSRNKYELDKETGHFKLDRVLYSAVHYPGDYGFIPRTLHEDGDPLDVLVKINEPTFPGCQINARPIGVLMMLDKGEPDDKILAVPADDPYYSDVFDIADLSPHYLKEVEHFFQIYKDLEGKRMEIMGWRKSEAAMEIVMESIARYALKYAVE